The DNA sequence aaatgaaagcaaatGAATAGATTGGCTTGGTAATAAACAGAGTAATGTACACATTTTGGAATCTGACTCTTCAATTTTCACCATCTTCTCAAACAGAAGGGAAAGGAAAATGACCTGAAAATAGGTTTCAAGCTTCTTTCTCAGAACTGCATAATCTTTCTTCAGCTGTTGGAAGGTCTTCATACATCTGCATGAACAGCATGTGTTCATGCAAAGCCATCAGTTAGAAGCAaagattttaattcaattggtCTCTTTCATACAACATGAATCAATCAATAGTAAACAGCAGAGAAGCCAATGAATCAAGATTtgggaaaagggaaaaatcaaTAATCTGGACTGTCTACTTGGGGGTTTGATTATGAAAAAGCTAAGTAGAAATGGACTTACCCTTCTCCATTTCCTGCCTTGCAATATTCTCTAAACAGTGTGCATTCACCCTTTACCTTTTTGGCTCCAATGCTGCATCCAAtaagaaaaaaggagaaaaaaagggaattaTTTGTTAAAACAAGACAGAATATACTTGGTGATACCttaaatgaatatttgttttatgggtttttttatattttaattttaattttattttattttattattttttattaccttgAAGCACTTCCTTTGAACTGGTGCATGTAGCTGTCCAACTTAGAAAAATCAAGAGGGGTCTTGTCCCTGCATAGACCCACAACAACATGACATTAGTATCTTGAAGACATTTTCTGGACAGACATTACTGTCAATgcttttattaagaataaattttgaaCGTAAGCAGATAATTCATCTGAATTCACTTACAGTGCCTGGTCTATGTTAAGGACGAGTCGAGCTGAATCCCGGTAAAACAATGTAACAACTTCTTCTACAAAATTAGGGTTAGCATCATCCTGCAGTTCCTCCAGCTGAACGAATTGCTCATCAAGAAGTCCCTGCAATGGCAAATGAATTGCTTAGCAGTATAGTCAGGTGCATTTCAAGTACCCACATGCATACATGCATACGTCCAGCTATGAACACATTCAAATCCTAGCTAGCTCCAATTCTCCGTATACCTGGTgggattttcttatatttccaaCACAAAACTACACAAAGCCAACACTTGGAAGGTTAAGAGGTTCAgaagagaaaggagaaaaggaaaacctGATCAAAGAGGGACTGCCTCATGTGGGCAACTTGTCTATGCTGTTGAGTTCTTTCCATAACACAGAGAAGAAAGCAAGGAGAGAACAGAAGAAAACTATACTACTTGAAGGGTTTGTAGTAGTGGTGAGAATGCAATATGCTGTATGGCATGGGCAAGGAGGGTTTAAataagagagggagagagagagtagTGTGAAGGACAAGTGAGATTTGGGTATCAAAGCAATGAGAGCTGGCTTTTCCCACTTGATTCTTGtcagaaaataagaaaattatctAGTTTATGTACCAAGTGCTCTAGCGTTTAGTGCACTCAATCCCCCAGGATTCTGTGAAAGCTTTCTGAAAAATCATATAAACGGAGAGCAAGGTGAATCAAGGTCGAGAATAGTTCTGCAACTAGTCTTATCTTGCAGGTAATCACAAAGAAAGATGAGGATCCGTATTCaaaataaagtataataaaaaaaagaagaagtcgGTTTGATTGATTGACATTCAATATTCATCTTATTTTTCTGCAACACTCAGGAAGAGTTCATGTAAATCCACAACAGAAAGTAACATATATAATTTACAGTGGTGGTAGGCATTTCAAGAAACGGAAAGAAAACAGTATAAAACGCTTTTGAAGAGATAAGAGGAGAGAGTAAGGTGGGTAATTGGCATTGAGAGCGACAATGCTGATGGTGATAATGATGTAAGGAATCACTTTTTCTCTGGTTTTGTGTGCTACCAATATAATATTGTTGTGTTCTACGATAGCTGAatcaataaaaaagataaaatatatgcTTTGGCATATACCATTTTcctttactaaaaaaaaaaaaccatgctGATGGTAATGGATTTTGTTGTACAACAAGAGAGTGTTCggttttttggctttttagtgaaaataatttgttttcagaatttaagttatttatttttttactttttcatgacttattataattttttattaaatagaaaaaataaaaatatgtaggTTTTTCTAAGttgaaaaaattacatattgatttttttattttttaatatttaataaaaataaaatactataaaaacaaacaatctaatatttaatattattaagtattaagattttatttagaattaagtcaaaaaaaacaaacgccacATAAGACACATACAGTGAAGATGATGAATTAAATTCCAAATGGGtaccaaaattttgaaatgacaaTTTCTTTAAGTTATCTATTTGTTCGATACAATGTTACGTGGTATAATTcctgtcattattattattattattttcatggttACAAAGGGTTGGAAACTCAAATCAAAAAAAGGCACATATGCAAGAAAAGACAGCCCACTCAAAGCCCCATTTCCCTTTCCTAATGCTATCAACCTTTTGCCCAGACATTTTTCCAGAGAATTTCCTTTCTACTATTCTATCAAACACTTGTTTCATGATGAAACAAAACCATATTGATGAAAAGACGGGTCTCTTTATAAATGCCTAACCTACTTAGACAACTAAAAGTGGAGACAGCAGTTGATTCTATGACAaggagattttatttttattttttcatttttttattttttttctatttttttatttttattaattaaaaagatcaaGAACATGAAACAAGAGACATCTTTCCATAATATACAACTCAGAGTAAAAGTAGATTTGATtgattctttcttatttttatacaatCATAACCCTTTGTTGTTTCATCACCTCTAtacattgttttcttttctccctAAAGGAATTTATACACTGCAAGTAGTCCATATCGGGAGAAAGGCCTAGAATGTTTATTAGGTTCTATTGCAAAATCGaaagatatttttttggtaCTTTTGAATCCCGGGTTTTGTATTCAAGTTTCATTTGTTTATACTCTTATactttgatttaaattttaccGTGCACATTCAATGATCGAGATCAAAAGTTGTGATTCAAATATTCTGCCGCATCAATACATGCCAAAGTCTATGATTTTGGTGACATTATGTGTCTCAGTTGGCATAACTTGTCCCGAGCTAATGGTGCCATTTTCAACCCTATATCCATGATGTGATGAAGGGATCAAGGGCAGACTATGATGGTAGGCAGGACTCTCAGTCCTTCAAATCAATGTCTTCACG is a window from the Vitis riparia cultivar Riparia Gloire de Montpellier isolate 1030 chromosome 9, EGFV_Vit.rip_1.0, whole genome shotgun sequence genome containing:
- the LOC117922529 gene encoding histidine-containing phosphotransfer protein 4: MERTQQHRQVAHMRQSLFDQGLLDEQFVQLEELQDDANPNFVEEVVTLFYRDSARLVLNIDQALDKTPLDFSKLDSYMHQFKGSASSIGAKKVKGECTLFREYCKAGNGEGCMKTFQQLKKDYAVLRKKLETYFQLARQVGPVETACRRK